A stretch of the Alnus glutinosa chromosome 6, dhAlnGlut1.1, whole genome shotgun sequence genome encodes the following:
- the LOC133871329 gene encoding uncharacterized protein C6C3.02c-like, with protein MPRRSSGGRPASRPAARAPVRNPPAPASPAPPPAPVQGGNGSMMGGLGAAIADGMAWGTGTAIAHRAMDALMGPRVIHHETVASSAPAAAPAPNMTVHGGSDACVGQSKALSDCLTNYGSDISKCQFYMDMLQECRRNSGTALKA; from the exons ATGCCTCGCCGAAGCTCCGGAG GAAGACCAGCTTCCCGCCCTGCTGCCCGTGCACCAGTGCGTAATCCTCCTGCGCCAG CTTCTCCTGCTCCTCCTCCAGCACCCGTACAAGGTGGAAATGGGTCCATGATGGGAGGACTTGGTGCCGCCATTGCAGATG GCATGGCCTGGGGTACTGGCACTGCCATCGCTCACAGGGCTATGGATGCTCTGATGGGTCCTCGTGTGATCCACCATGAGACTGTTGCTTCATCAGCTCCTGCTGCTGCACCAGCACCAAACATGACTGTTCATGGAGGTTCTGACGCTTGTGTTGGTCAATCCAAGGCCTTAAGTGAT TGCCTGACCAATTATGGGAGCGACATAAGCAAGTGCCAGTTCTACATGGACATGTTGCAAGAATGCCGTCGAAACTCGGGGACTGCCTTGAAAGCTTGA
- the LOC133870169 gene encoding kinesin-like protein KIN-14R, translating into MDENDNVADSRDSALCVPGSRLLRTGFAHTSCTDNPVIFVNAGGEALKEEGNLGFQVQPDSFFHGGDVLRTDETIAEGGDIPSLYQSARVGNFCYSFNSLSPGDYFVDLHFAEIINTNGPRGMRVFDVFMQEEKVLAELDIYSIVGANKALQLVDVRVSVEEDGTMVMRFEGVNGNPIVSGIGLKRAAKLPASQVKHGYIICNNCAAEIEISSAQNKYLRMISTAKYEKKIEELKTQCQLKTDECHEAWMSLTAANEQLEKVRMELDNKFLQNLYLDQAMEKQAANLRDICSRYECDKRLWAAVVDDLENKVKTMKQEHYHLSRAAYQCSASIPELNKMVFAVQALVGQCDDLKLKFSEEQAKRKMLYNQIQEAKGNIRVFCRCRPLRKEEISAGNATIIDFDVTKDGELGILTSGSTKKIFRFDRVYTPKDDQVDVFADASPMVASVLDGYNVCIFAYGQTGTGKTFTMEGSEQNRGVNYRTLEQLFKIAQEKKETFTYSISVSVLEVYNEQIRDLLASSPTSKKLEIRQASEGVHHVPGIVKAKVQNIKEVWSVLQTGSNARAIGSNNVNEHSSRSHCILCIMVGAKNLMNGECTQSKLWLVDLAGSERLAKTDVQGERLKEAQNINRSLSALGDVIYALASKSSHIPYRNSKLTHLLQDSLGGDSKTLMFVQISPLEQDLGETISSLNFATRVRGVELGPARKQTDMGELQKLRMMLDKAKQELRSKDDALQKLEENLNNLEGKAKSRDQLYRSQQEKVSELEGQIASKTESCRQLEKQLFQLSGGVQRKEEICLNLQQKVKELENKHKGREHVESITLQNKVKELENKLKDRTQEFERHSSMLQRKANELENKLTMEDGNQGFQMLQRKIKELEEKLRKQEQEERVLRACSAEKSGPKLNETKAWSRVQALGEMDSPYLRNLNSANRTINQESVLLKGTDTLHKIRRRRELQSIGTENNFVLSSPLLNKRILSSEPNKAKNIDQSKALSRLTRSTKTDATGHLAFSGNKPYKYQLPGVKENDNKSKIWLR; encoded by the exons ATGGACGAAAACGACAACGTTGCGGATTCGAGGGACTCGGCGCTGTGTGTTCCGGGTTCGAGGTTGCTTCGAACAGGGTTCGCGCACACCAGTTGCACAG ATAATCCGGTAATATTTGTAAATGCTGGAGGTGAAGCTCTAAAGGAAGAAGGAAATCTTGGTTTTCAAGTTCAGCCCGACAGCTTTTTTCATGGAGGGGATGTTTTAAGAACTGATGAAACTATAGCTGAGGGTGGTGATATACCATCTCTTTATCAATCAGCTCGGGTTGGTAATTTCTGTTATTCGTTCAACAGCCTATCCCCTGGGGACTATTTTGTTGATCTTCATTTTGCTGAAATTATAAACACAAATGGTCCTAGAGGAATGAGAGTATTTGATGTGTTCATGCAGGAAGAAAAG GTTCTAGCCGAACTTGATATCTATTCCATTGTTGGAGCCAACAAGGCATTGCAGTTGGTAGATGTTAGAGTTTCTGTGGAGGAGGATGGGACAATGGTAATGAGGTTTGAGGGAGTTAATGGAAACCCAATAGTTAGTGGGATTGGCCTCAAGAGGGCAGCTAAATTACCTG CATCACAGGTTAAACATGGATACATCATCTGTAACAATTGTGCTGCTGAGATAGAAATTTCATCAGCCCAG AATAAATATTTGAGAATGATATCTACTGCCAAGTATGAAAAGAAGATAGAGGAGCTGAAGACACAGTGCCAGCTGAAGACAGATGAATGTCATGAGGCGTGGATGTCACTGACAGCTGCAAACGAGCAGCTTGAGAAGGTTAGGATGGAACTTGACAACAAGTTCCTTCAGAATCTTTATTTAG ATCAAGCAATGGAAAAGCAAGCAGCAAATTTGAGGGATATTTGTAGTAGATATGAATGTGATAAGAGGCTGTGGGCTGCTGTTGTTGACGACTTAGAAAATAAAGTTAAG ACCATGAAACAAGAGCATTATCATCTATCTCGTGCGGCATACCAGTGTTCTGCTTCCATTCCTGAATTGAACAAAATGGTATTTGCAGTTCAAGCGCTAG TTGGACAGTGTGACGATCTTAAATTGAAGTTCAGTGAGGAGCAGGCAAAAAGAAAGATGCTCTATAACCAGATACAGGAAGCAAAAG GGAACATCAGGGTCTTCTGTAGGTGCCGGCCTTTGAGGAAGGAGGAGATATCAGCTGGGAATGCAACAATTATTGATTTTGATGTAACTAAGGATGGAGAACTTGGGATACTTACTAGTGGGTCGACAAAGAAGATCTTCAGGTTTGACCGAGTTTATACCCCGAAGGATGATCAAG TTGATGTATTTGCGGATGCTTCACCGATGGTAGCTTCGGTGTTGGATGGCTACAATGTCTGTATATTTGCATACGGGCAAACAGGGACAGGAAAAACATTCACAATGGAAGGCTCAGAGCAGAACCGAGGAGTCAATTATAGAACCTTGGAGCAGTTGTTCAAAATTGCtcaggagaaaaaagaaactttCACATACAGCATATCTGTTAGTGTGCTTGAAGTCTACAATGAGCAAATCAGGGACTTGCTTGCCTCTTCTCCAACATCAAAGAA GTTGGAGATAAGGCAAGCTTCTGAAGGGGTTCACCATGTGCCAGGAATTGTTAAAGCCAAAGTTCAGAACATCAAGGAGGTCTGGAGTGTTCTGCAAACTGGAAGCAATGCAAGAGCTATAGGATCAAACAACGTGAATGAACACAGTAGCCGATCCCATTG CATCCTCTGCATAATGGTAGGAGCAAAGAATTTGATGAATGGTGAGTGCACCCAGAGCAAGCTATGGCTTGTGGACTTGGCTGGCAGTGAGAGGCTAGCAAAAACCGATGTGCAAGGGGAACGTCTCAAGGAAGCTCAAAACATCAATAGATCTCTTTCAGCTCTTGGGGATGTGATTTATGCTTTGGCATCCAAAAGCAGCCACATTCCATACAG AAACTCTAAACTCACACATTTACTTCAAGACTCCTTAG GGGGTGATTCTAAGACATTGATGTTTGTGCAAATCAGCCCTTTGGAGCAAGACCTAGGTGAGACTATAAGTTCATTAAATTTTGCAACTCGGGTTCGAGGTGTGGAGTTGGGTCCTGCAAGGAAGCAGACTGATATGGGTGAGCTTCAAAAGCTGAGAATGATG CTTGATAAAGCAAAGCAAGAATTGAGATCAAAAGATGACGCTTTGCAGAAGTTAGAAGAGAACTTGAACAATTTAGAAGGTAAGGCCAAAAGCAGGGATCAGCTTTACAGAAGTCAACAAGAAAAGGTGAGTGAACTTGAAGGGCAGATTGCATCAAAGACAGAGTCATGCAGACAGCTGGAGAAGCAGTTGTTTCAACTTTCAGGAGGGGTGCAGAGGAAGGAAGAAATTTGCTTGAATCTTCAACAGAAG GTGAAGGAGCTCGAGAACAAGCACAAAGGGCGGGAGCATGTAGAGTCGATAACTCTTCAGAACAAG GTTAAGGAGCTTGAGAACAAGTTGAAAGATAGAACACAAGAATTTGAGCGTCATTCCTCAATGCTACAACGAAAG GCCAACGAACTCGAAAACAAGCTGACAATGGAAGACGGCAACCAAGGATTCCAAATGCTTCAACGAAAG ATCAAAGAGCTTGAAGAAAAGTTGAGAAAGCAAGAACAAGAAGAGCGCGTGCTACGAGCATGTTCTGCAGAGAAGTCAGGACCCAAGCTTAATGAAACTAAAGCTTGGTCAAGGGTGCAAGCTTTAGGAGAAATGGATTCTCCATATCTGAGGAACTTAAACTCTGCAAACCGAACAATTAACCAGGAGTCCGTCTTGCTCAAAGGAACTGACACTCTCCACAAAATAAGGAGAAGGAGAGAGCTCCAAAGCATAGGGACTGagaacaattttgttttgtCGAGTCCTTTGCTTAATAAGAGGATATTGTCAAGTGAACCAAACAAGGCAAAGAATATTGATCAATCCAAAGCTTTGTCAAGGCTTACAAGAAGTACAAAAACAGACGCTACTGGCCATTTGGCATTTTCTGGCAACAAACCTTATAAATATCAACTACCAGGGGTCAAGGAGAATGACAATAAGTCAAAAATTTGGCTAAGATAG